The Osmerus eperlanus chromosome 25, fOsmEpe2.1, whole genome shotgun sequence DNA window acctgtgtagtgcactttcagttcatgaagtatacttcctaaagtacttaaaagtataccttggtATActgtaaagtaacctgtgtagtgcactttcagttcatgaactaTACTTCCTTTAGTGCCTCAgaagtatactttgcaatactttcaagtgcactttgaaTTATTGAAAGTACTTTAagagtaaacttaataaatgtccatTTACTATAATCAAGTTATATTTAAATATTCAGGGGCCCCTCAAACGCCGCTGAGCTTGAGTCACTTGGCGGGGCCTCGCAAAGAGACACGGCAGATTTTTAGCTGAACAAAGCTAATTACTGCGTATCCATTTCCGGCAgaagaatccagctcttcttatgaaacgtaacagtcatGGCTACGATggcaaaccagcacaacaatgacaatttccactcaacaaaacacttaattctaagcagacacatttaaaaaacgaaattcatgaagtcacatttgtatttcgaacaaacggaaAACTTATCAGCAagttttaacactatttaccgccttgcatcatgggaattgaccagccaatgagccacgctatcttcattttttcacgtcatttcattcttcagtcagtttgacagtataaccttcaaatacaacccttctgtctgcttctttctcaagtagcttttcgttttttccattaatactccaattgataattattagtataagagtatagggtttcagaatgttttggcagtaattaaatgtgcaatgcataatagactttcctagacatgaataattagaatgagatggatctaaaaaatgtaacctgtattGTACTTTAAAATGATTTTGACGGTTTTTGCTgtgtaataatagaaaacgtacatcctactccagaagaaatgtatacaattttctgtttctaagcatatcaaaagtgaactattttctaagtatacttcttacaaaagtgaactattttcaaagcatacttaaaagtatatcaaaagtgaaagattttctaagtatactccttaaaagtatatcaaaagtgaactgtttccaagcatacttaaaagtatatcaaaagtgaactattttctaagtatactttaaagaagtatattaaaagtgaactattttctaagcatactacttaaaagtatatcaaaagtgaactaaaagcatactatccatattttagtatacttatactTGTTTTCTAGCCTACAGTTAtaaatataattttttataaGTAGCTGATGCTAGGTAGCTATAAGTGGAAAATGTTTCTGTTGGTCAAGTTCTATTCATTTGCAGGGCGCAACATTAAGATAGTTTGCTAACATTAATTTCCCAGCGTATTTTTGTGAGCAAATGTGAAAAATTAAGCAAAGGTTGTTTGATAAAACAGAGTACACAGAATAATTTATTGTATCCTCGTGTGTAAGTCCATGTGTGTTTGCCAATCAGTTGGATCAAGTCAAGTCTGTGGATAGGCAAATGTTATTAAAGTAGCTaattcacttttttttcttAGCAAATCAGtagctaactagagagggtacaatttctggggaaattgtagggtgtgcttgcttgcgtcggttgcactggggtccgttttttaatgacatttttacaactgatatttctgtatattttatataaaaatgcatattatttataaagattacatagatttaaaagcatattttttttgctgctcatttacaactcaaaatacgagtgaagtgtagaatgaaatagatgtcttctcatttcccctgcaagaggcagcctcatagctgaatcaaaacgaatacatttggcaggccggtgtaaaaaattgacctaatctctatgacttaaacgtccttttaagtttttcccttctcttgatattttcaggcatttagcctactcattgcattcattcatgaataaagaaccccctttgaagattattctacgacgttaccggtagtagaagatggaatcgcgattcaaacagtaccatctgctaactgaaaatatgccccccaaaacgtaaataagcttgacatttatttagtggaaaatcgctcattcataaaaagctcactggtagcgataattgtcagtaacaacgcaaaatgcgatatagccctgtgtggagaagctgccccggtaaattgtactactaccgtagtagtactacggtacagtatactgctgtgttcgtcttggtagcgattgcgttggttgaattggatttaacgttccgttgtacggtttaggctgaaattaattattttcatgaacagattgacaaagtttaggctgtggcaatgaagttcaggttagtagttagatagacttttgattaaagtaaggtgagtgccgaacatgttctgtcgccgtttgacttcctaaaaagCTGTGTAgcgttagatgtttttgtagtgtgtctcgcgtaggctacagcgttgcagtgagcaacactggtttgaaaccacaggtaatgataatttcaccaacacattgtttacttgtaatgtaatgtcataataaatcctacaacgaaaatgtatttgtgaggaatgtttattttaacgattgaaaacagatgcatcatagaccactgtagtatgtgttgcccgggcaacagaggctaatgtcatgctaatgcttcagtgaaatagtagactaccgtttccgaaaatagatgtgggcctacttccttaataatatcagctaatattgtacattacatttcacaattgtgtttcacatcacaaagtaaaatgagtaaatagttatcaccctggcctctttgcttgtggcgtttctgcagctgccttgcagtaaagctatagttagcctagctatcccccaagttaacagatgcgaaacgaatgttctgccaaaggtagtcacgcgtgttttcgtgacgttagtgacgtagtgatgttagtaacgtcagtgactgtggctagcaaattagccaccgttagcttcacttttcgccacaaaaacgtaacttgagcctaaaccatgcaacggaacgtaaatcccaatagaagcaactcaatcgctaccaagacgcaacttttgacacctaggttgtctatgtaggccaaatattgactgagttttaggggggcaaaaagaataataataatatatatgtgagagaacaaaggttgtgctctcgccgaaggcttgagcacacccaataataatatatatgtgagagaacaaaggttgtgcccttgccgaaggcaaagcacacccaataaaaacaTACTTTCCTAATTAAGGAATGAAGATGAACCCATCCTCTTTGACACCGTCAACCCTGTCCAGTGTGCTTTCTTAAACAGTCCCTTCGGTTTTGCCTGCATCCAGATACCTTTGATTAATTTTAAAGAACTCCCATATAGGCTACCTTTGAATACATGATGGTACTTTACAGCAAGGAGAAGTTATAAGCAGGAAGGTTTTGcgtatataaaaaaagaaatacaaaccACATATAGGCTACAATATTTAACTCTGATATTTTTCAAGATGTGAGTAAAATAAGTTGTTTAACAAGTTGTTCTTGCAAGGATAGGAACATTTCATTCAAGCACATCAATATTAACCCCttaataattttttttaatctacaaGTAGGTTAAGTAAATCTGATATACTGTATCAGGTAATAAAGCCATTCAGAACTTATCATTTGGAATAGAACCAAGACCCTTTGATGTATTGCTTTATTTGTTGTATTGTATTGTTGATTTGTACTGTATTTTACCAAGTTATCCATATAATTACCTCTTACCTCCTACACATTTCACTCCATGTAATTTTCAAGACAAACATTTTATGTCATGCACAACagcatgtagcctacagttGTGGTTGTACGTATACAATAGAGACCATGGCGGCTTCCATAACATATTTTTCACGTGTCAATCTTGTCCAAATCATCGAAAACATTACAGTAGGCTAATTGGAGTCCATGGGAATTGTGACCCTGGTGCCCGCACCATGGCACTGCACCCCGTGACGGATTCAAAATACTGCGCTCGAGCAGTGCGGAATCCGACAGGGGCCCCGACACTGTCCAGAAACGCCTATAGGTGTCTGCCACTATGTCAAACGGACTTTGACACGCTGCTCACTGTCTCGTAGCTTgcattctctttgtctctgcctcGATGAATAACGACAGTGTGCAGCGTCTATCTACCGTGTTGCCGCTCAATAGTTTCGGCAATGTGCTGATGTTTCTCTTCAGCATCGCGCTGGCAACCGCCATTATTTTTCTTAAcgtctctgtcttcctgtcgaTTATGATAAACAGGGCGCTGCGCAGTGAGAACCGCTTCATGTACATGCTCAGCACCTGCTTCAGTGACATTTGTTCTGGTGTTTCCTATTATTATGTTGGGGTTCTTGATGTGCGGGACAGCTATGACTCACCAAATAGAACTTTCTACATCGCACCCACGTTTTTAGGTCTGTCCTACATGGCCATTCTGGCGGCCCAAGCCGACCGGTATCACGCCGTGGCGGCACCTTTTAAGTACTCACAGAGAATGACGAGGAACAGAACTTTGCTGGTTATCTTAACCTACTGGGTCTATGCGTTTGTTATAGTGGCCGTTAACAATCTGGTGCCGGTTGGAATCGCCAAAAGGGTGACTGGTATTGGTACGTTTGTGGGTAACATATTCACGGTGATCATCATGATAGGGTTGAATATCAGACTGTTCTTAATAGCAACATTTCAGTTGGAGAGAGAGCACCCCTCGGCAGAGACAGATAATAAGCGCTCCTCGGTTTACCTCATCATAGTTGTAGCTGTGTTTTTCTTAGGGGCATGGTTACCAATATTCCTGCACATCATCGTGTGTAATTTTGTGGGCTCCACGTGCTATGCGTTTAAGAACGAAGGAACGGACCCTCTCCGAATTCTACCCCGAATAAATGCTGTGTTGACGCCGCTCCTGTATGTAAGAGGGTGCACAGGGCTCAGGGCTACGCTGTTCGCCAAGATCTGGAGATCTTTCcgtaggaggaggtggggagaggattcTGCTGTGAGCGCATAAGCGATCAGATTGTTCCTattaaatgtttttctttttcttttctttttttttacctagcATAGGCTACGTTAAAGGCTATTGATTTGTATTTGGCCGATTCCTAAAATGGATGGTTGAAACAGAATTGAAGGACAGATTCCCTAAgcgtagcctatagcctatccACAGTGATCTGGAGACCTATTTACGAACGTCCATGTAAAATAATTTTACATCAACGATAGTGCAAGATTTGTTTAATCGTATTTTGGATATTGGTATAGCCTATAATGGATATAGACAAGCTTGTTTTACCTGGGggttgtaaatgtgtttgtaaAAAGCAACAACAAGAACAAAAACATTGTATAGGCTCATTAGgatattaaaatgttttaaattAGGGCACTGTAAATCCAACTGCTGTTTATCGTTTAATTTAAACAAAGTTTCACAAGTCTTAAAGTAGGCAATTTCTTAAGAGAATAGCCTAATGCAACGTATGTTTTTGTATCATTTTCAGCGTGAATCCTGGTGTGCAAGGATCCGTTACTAACAGACATCCAGTTCTGACAGGATTCAAGACGTGATGCCTCAGAAAACAAACGTTGAGGATGGCTCCAAAAAGTGGATgagttattattatttagaCGTACTTTTATTTGAACACGTCTTGGTATAGCCTTGGACTTACTTTGACACACCTTTGTATTGCTTCATGTTTTGTACACAAGAAAATTTTTAGAATTATGTTTGTCAATGTTTGTCAATTATGATTAGGATGTCACTGGCACTGTCAGTTTCTCAAACCGCTTACAAAAGCATAATAGTACCTATAATTTATATTCAAACTTGTAGGCCTATGGGCTAGGTTGTATATTATATTAGCCAATACGACCTACAGGTATTTCTTTTAgaaatatttgtttgttttgaatgATTTTTATAAATCtgaaatattattttttaaattacttttaaTACAATAAATTGTCATAAGCAGGCCTATAGGCTATTCGATTTCAACAGGAAACGTCTGGTAGGCCATCACTTTATTGAGCCTATTTTCTTTTATGTAGGCTGAAGTATAGCCCAATCAACATGTAATAATAGGCTAGGCCTAACTGTTAGGTGCCCTGCAAATTCTGAAATTATTATCAAAACAACACATAGGCTCAATTTGAATACTAGGattaaagtttaaaaaaatgtttagaATGTCTACATTCTTATCTTATAGGTTAAACTCGTTATTATATCAAATGGTCAATCAATCATTTGAATAAAGTTTATGGTCTTTCAAATATTGCTTCCTTTAGAATATACTATTATGCAGACATTTATTTGGGTGTGTGAATTATATGGAAGAGAACGTTTGAATTTAGGGGCCCCGCCAATGATACAGCCATGTGTCCATTGGATACGTTCAACGTGCACATAGTGCGTGCCTGTAGGCCTAGTCACCAGATGCAGTTTTCATGGCAACCACCCAGTGTCAGGAGAGGTCTTTGGCTTGGAGCCATAACCAACTCTCTCAGACATCCCAGGAATGTGCTCCATGGCTGACCCGTACTTCTTGTATTATTTGCTTAACGCATGGAATCCCGTCCAGGACTTCAAATAACATTTGCCAGAAGTCCCCTCaatatcctcccctcccttctcaacCATCCATATCAGAACTGTTGCAGATTTCAGTTTGACTGCTTTCTTTATAGTAAAGCAGATAAAGCCGACTGTATCTATTGACTTGGCATGCTAGACCACCTGTGATACAACCCACTTATAGGCCTACAGGCCATAGTGCTTTTTGGCTACATGTTGATCATGGGCTCGCTTGCATTTGTCTACAATGTATAGACAAGCGGCTCAAGAAGGAGGAAGATATAGCAGGCAGAGCCAGTGACAAGAGGCGGGGTCGGAACATTACATCACTTCCATTTAGAACATCTGGTGCTAGAGAGATCCGCACTAACCTTCTTGGCTCTTCAGCGGCCTTTCATGTGTTCATGGAGATATATTGTATCTACATATTTGTAGGATATACATTTTAAATAGTTAAAAGTAATAGTAATCTAAAAAGGCGTGCTCAGTCTAGCAATGATTGGCGAATAAGACAACAGATAACTGCCGTTCAGGTCtagtccagaccagacccccacccctcggcttgaggcatcagccccggtggatgttggtggtattgcatttccgatttggtAGCCGACTCGTCCGGTcgattttattctattaactccagtcaacataaccaaaactatctcccccaa harbors:
- the LOC134012048 gene encoding uncharacterized protein LOC134012048, with protein sequence MAILAAQADRYHAVAAPFKYSQRMTRNRTLLVILTYWVYAFVIVAVNNLVPVGIAKRVTGIGTFVGNIFTVIIMIGLNIRLFLIATFQLEREHPSAETDNKRSSVYLIIVVAVFFLGAWLPIFLHIIVCNFVGSTCYAFKNEGTDPLRILPRINAVLTPLLYVRGCTGLRATLFAKIWRSFRRRSVNPGVQGSVTNRHPVLTGFKT